The window acatcccaatcgctgggttaaaacatcccaatcgctgggttaaaacaacccaaatgctgggttaaaacaacacaattgctgggttaaaacaacccaaatgctgggttaaaacatcccattcgctgggttaaaacaacccaaatgctgggttaaaacatcccaatcgctgggttaaaacaacccaatcgctgggttaaaataaatcgctgggttaaaacagcccaaacgctgggttaaaacatcccaatcgctgggttataacaacccaatcgctgggttaaaataactcacttgctgggtttgtccatttttttaacccaacttaggttgtttaacccagcatttttagataGTAACATGTTCCTGAATGAAACACCTTCATCATTCAGAAGAACTGAGCTTTACTCCATGAGATTGAGTTTTCTTGAAAGACTCTTATTTCAGTAACACTAAACCACAGGCTGAATGTTCTAGCGTAACTGAAGAGACGGGTCGGGTTAAATGACGCGTGACGTAACTGCAGCGGACACGACTAGAGCAGGTGTACGACAGAACAAGTGTTTCTCTAGTAAAACATGCTGGTTAAATTAACCAGTCCTCAAGAATGGTAACAAGTGCTATAATAAGAGTTTTCTAGAAGATGTTTAAAGCTTGAGGGATCATCAGAGGATCTGAACTGTTTAAGGTAACATGAGATGTTTCTCAGTTCTGTTCTGCTGGTGTTTACCTGGTTATTTACTTCCCCTGCCGTAAACTCATGTTTGACAAAACGCATTCATGTTTCTGTATGGACATGTTTTCACAGTCACTATGCTGAAAACGGAGACGAGGAGGAAGGAAACAAAATGACGAGGCCTGACGCTTTCATCTCGCTGGACGCTGAAGCTGACGTCTCTGCAAGAAGAAGAAAACCAACCCTCGTTAGGTGAGAGATgctcttcctcagtgtttctgtcttgttttccagcacaaatatctaaacattcttaaatcaagatacatttactggagaagagaaatgactgaagatattgagactgaaaaatgaatcaaaattaaatgagtttgtgcttaaaacaagaacaaatatctgccaatggagtcggaaaaataaacttaattcaaagagaaaacaagattatttttctgactccattggcagataatatcttcagtcattgctcttctccagtaaatgtgtcttgatttaagaatgtttagatgtttgtcagaaacactgaggaagaacatcatttttttgCGGTGTTGATGTAGTTAAAATCGcattcacacagcagctttactCCAGATGTGTCTGCGCTCCTTTTAATTCAGATCCAAAACATTTGATCCTTCACTTCTTCTGCAAGTCCAGAGTGACTCTGAATCAAAGTGTGAACGCAGGAAACCGCAGTCCTGTCAGGTGCGTCCGTCGCTCCAGTGTTTCTCCTCCTGTGAGGGATGTTGAACACAGATTAGCTggataaaaatagattttatttactATCTTAATTGTGATTTTTAATCCACTCTtatagaagaaaaggttctatatggaaccttaaagggttcatcaggcgcttcatatatagaacctttcAGGGGTTCCATTTCATGAATATGCAGCTTGTAAACTTACTTTATCAAATAACCtgttaaacatgaaaatattatgCAACATTTCTGcttataaagaacctttagaACACATTGACTGAATATCCATCATGTTGTGTTTCAGTCTCTGCGCACTAATTCCCAGTACCACAAAGTTTTTAAAGACATAAGTGAAGATGAGCATCTGAGACAGAGTACGTATTCTCAGTTTGATGTTTGCCAATAATTATTTCACTTTTAATGAACACACTTTGATTTGTGTATCCCTGCGTCCGTGTGACAGGTTACACCTGCGCCCTGCAGAAGGACATACTGTACCAGGGGAGGCTGTTTGTGTCCGACAACTGGATTTGTTTCCATTCAAAAGTGTTTGGAAAAGACACAAAGGTAAAACTTGAACCTACACAAGTGTGGGCTCTGTaagatatttaatgtttttgaaagagtctcttctgctcaccaaggattgaaagtacagtaaaaacagtgaaatattattacaatttataatagctgtttttatgtaaatatatagtcaaatataatttattcctgtgatcaaagctgaatttatttgatcaaaaatacagtaaaaatcacaaaatattattacaatttaaaacagctgttttctatgtgaatatatagtaaaatgtaatttattcctgtgatcaaagctgaatttatttgatcaaaaatacagtaaaaatgacaaaatattattacaatttaaaacagctgttttctttgggaatatatagtaaaatgtaatttagtcctgtgatcaaggctgaatttatttgataaaaaatacagtaaaaatcacaaaatattattacaatttaaaacagctgttttctatgtgaatatattgtaaaatgtaatttattcctgtgatcaaagctgaatttatttgatcacaaatacagtaaaaatcacaaaatattattacaatttaaaacagctgttttctatgtgaatatatagtaaaatgtaatttattcctgtgatcaaagctgaatttatttgatcaaaaatacagtaaaaatcacaaaatattattacaatttaaaacagctgttttctatatgaatatatagtaaaatgtaatttattcctgtaatcaaagctgaatttatttgatcaaaaatacagtaaaaatcacaaaatattattacaatttaaaacagctgttttctatgtgaatatatagtaaaatgtaatttattcctgtgatcaaagctgaatctatttgatcaaaaatacagtaaaaatcacaaaatattattacaatttaaaacagctgttttctatatgaatatatagtaaaatgtaatttattcctgtaatcaaagctgaatttatttgatcaaaaatacagtaaaaatcacaaaatattattacaatttaaaacagctgttttctatgtgaatatatagtaaaatgtaatttattcctgtgatcaaagctgaatctatttgatcaaaaatacagtaaaaatcacaaaatattattacaatttaaaacagctgttttctatgtgaatatatagtaaaatgaaatttattcctgtgatcaaagctgatttttcagcatcattactccagtcttcagtgattATTTTTCCTTCAGATTGCGATTCCAGTGTCTTCAGTGACCGTCATCAAGAAAACGAAGACGGCCATCTTGGTGCCAAACGCACTGGTGATTTCTACAGCACACGAGCGGGTAAAAGTAATTTGGTTTTCCTGTGAATCGGCTTGTGATCGTGTCTGTTTTACTAATCGCTGTTATTGTGATTTTCACAGCATGTGTTTGTGTCGTTTCTGTCTCGAGACACGACTTTCAAAGTTTTGATGTCCGTGTGCCCTCATCTGGTTGTAAGTTCTTCAGTCACACACGTTTATTTCAGTTCAGCTGAATCGTATAGTTTCTGATGAATGAATGTGTCCCGACTGCAGGAGAAGAGTCTTGGAAACAGTCAGAAGATTCTGGGAGCTCATCCGGCGTCTCTGCCCACGGTAAGACCGTTTCAGCTCATCCCGTCATCGATCAGTTTTCCTGCGTTACATTCAGATAcattcatgatgtctgtgcaCAGGACTTCCCTGTGGATCTGTCCGATCTGGATGCTCCGGTCAGACCGACAGTTCAGCATGTGGACGACAGCAGCAGCTCCGACTGTCCAGAGTCGCCGACCTTCGTGAAACCACCGAGTGTGTATTTCAATGAAGTTCTGCTGTTCACATCCCCTGTGAAAAGAACTGCATGTTATTTACActtaaattcaaatgtatttaGGGGTTCAAGTGCTGAAactctattgtaattgttaaatttTCCAAGCATACAGCGATCGGAAGTatgaaatggctcataactcctgaACTGTTAGGCGTAGACTCAAGTGTCGTTGGAATCCTCAAGACAAACAAAATGGATGCCTCGGATTCACTCGTCAATCAGGCGAAATTTTtgggtattttggattttttgaaaaacctacttttgtgaACTAGTCTTAGGATTTTGACCCGATCgtaaccaaaccagtgcagcgaGAATCTTTGAGattctttttcttcaaaaaaactTGACTCTAAGGGTCTCTAAGGGCCACCAAAATGTTAgaagtgggcggagccacttttactaaaatgtctataactcgtgaacggaatgagatattttcgcCAAACTTGGcacacctatgtaagagctcattctgtggtcatgtgaaaaaggacagggcgactggccacttggtggcgctataacagggaaaaaaactgaaaatggctataactactaTACCGATTGTCTAACTGACTTGAAAATTTGCATGCAGTGTCTTCAGTGCCCACGACATTCACCCAcgactttgcctctaggactgCCTCTGTCCACCGaatcattcgttaaatattggatattatttaaaaaaaaaaaaaaaactttggcgaactacactgccctccaaaagtttggaaacacgcctggcaaagtgtggttttggacaatatcagcataaatccttatcattttttggtgcaaatacattacagtaacttgacattatcattgaagaccagcaataataattttctttttgattacataataatggcaatatatacatgtcaaagtcagacatgctgTGATGCTGGTTACTGGATTAAACTTGgtccaggtttgtaaaagatgtttgggtcagcacaccttaatagcttcaacaattgattgccaattaagtttagaatacaatgaaccaatcagaacccagtttaggtcagatagctgctaatactggatattttgatgaatcgaaaatttaagttttttctatgtataaactgtttatataataaaatatgtttgtgttgtcccttatcagtgcaaaattatctcaaattaaaaaggattcatgccaatattgtccaaaaccccacttttctagagcgtttccaaacttttggagggcagtatagtcctaggtttttggct of the Megalobrama amblycephala isolate DHTTF-2021 linkage group LG12, ASM1881202v1, whole genome shotgun sequence genome contains:
- the LOC125279783 gene encoding GRAM domain-containing protein 2B isoform X2, with the protein product MEKQSVSEDSTLQCRSDAGRPMCSVPPHQQMNECVSIRHYAENGDEEEGNKMTRPDAFISLDAEADVSARRRKPTLVRSKTFDPSLLLQVQSDSESKCERRKPQSCQSLRTNSQYHKVFKDISEDEHLRQSYTCALQKDILYQGRLFVSDNWICFHSKVFGKDTKIAIPVSSVTVIKKTKTAILVPNALVISTAHERHVFVSFLSRDTTFKVLMSVCPHLVEKSLGNSQKILGAHPASLPTDFPVDLSDLDAPVRPTVQHVDDSSSSDCPESPTFVKPPKFPKRSQAFIEVTKRDGELDSHPQQEIQATTNLPYTGPPGSAEVEFMKTLRPVSLSLNALVLIYLSLVCVLLLSSCYMAFKIVSLEERLTSLVSLEFPHKRDEYLYAGDTAEIYSVLSASLLKLEKIHRNLQRLMESVTDA
- the LOC125279783 gene encoding GRAM domain-containing protein 2B isoform X1 → MEKQSVSEDSTLQCRSDAGRPMCSVPPHQQMNECVSIRHYAENGDEEEGNKMTRPDAFISLDAEADVSARRRKPTLVRSKTFDPSLLLQVQSDSESKCERRKPQSCQSLRTNSQYHKVFKDISEDEHLRQSYTCALQKDILYQGRLFVSDNWICFHSKVFGKDTKIAIPVSSVTVIKKTKTAILVPNALVISTAHERVKHVFVSFLSRDTTFKVLMSVCPHLVEKSLGNSQKILGAHPASLPTDFPVDLSDLDAPVRPTVQHVDDSSSSDCPESPTFVKPPKFPKRSQAFIEVTKRDGELDSHPQQEIQATTNLPYTGPPGSAEVEFMKTLRPVSLSLNALVLIYLSLVCVLLLSSCYMAFKIVSLEERLTSLVSLEFPHKRDEYLYAGDTAEIYSVLSASLLKLEKIHRNLQRLMESVTDA
- the LOC125279783 gene encoding GRAM domain-containing protein 2B isoform X3; this translates as MEKQSVSEDSTLQCRSDAGRPMCSVPPHQQMNECVSIRHYAENGDEEEGNKMTRPDAFISLDAEADVSARRRKPTLVRSKTFDPSLLLQVQSDSESKCERRKPQSCQSLRTNSQYHKVFKDISEDEHLRQSYTCALQKDILYQGRLFVSDNWICFHSKVFGKDTKIAIPVSSVTVIKKTKTAILVPNALVISTAHERVKHVFVSFLSRDTTFKVLMSVCPHLVEKSLGNSQKILGAHPASLPTDFPVDLSDLDAPVRPTVQHVDDSSSSDCPESPTFVKPPKFPKRSQAFIEVTKRDGELDSHPQQEIQATTNLPYTGPPGSAEVEFMKTLRPVSLSLNALVLIYLSLVCVLLLSSCYMAFKIVSLEERLTSLVSLEFPHKRFTETCRD